The Oryzias melastigma strain HK-1 linkage group LG20, ASM292280v2, whole genome shotgun sequence genome includes the window TCCTCGAGACACGGGGAATCCTGCTTACTCCTGCATTCCTGAGGACCGCAGGGGGACCTGGGGGCCACATCGGGGCTTTTCTCTGTGACTTTAATCCCGCTTTTGAAGAAGTCCCCTTGTTTGATGGCGGGACTCTGACCAGTCCCCCCCTCTGTCTTATCTCTTTTACATTTGCTCTGGCTCTGGTATTCATATTCGTCACAGTTTTCCTCCACTTTAACTTTCACATTGCAGAGGTTGAAGGGGGGTGTCCCAGCTGTCCTGCCACTGTCCAAGTGGGGGGCTTCATCCGACTCgaccttaatttttttattgggaGATGGTGCTTTCAGGTAGCTGGATTTGACCTCTTTTTTGTCGACACATTTCTGGGGTTTATTAGAGTCGCACTGGGTGCTCAGTCCCGAGAGGCACCATGGTGCTTTGCGGGAGGGGTGGGAGGCCTTACGCCGCTCCTGTTCTGCTGAAAACAGGAGCAGGTCATCCGCAGGATCGCTTGGGTTTTCCTTTGTGGGTTCGGTAAAGCTCTCCAAAACAGTGCAGGTCTGCAGGGGTGTCGTTTCCGGTCTGGTTTCACTGCTTTTTAGGGTATTTGTTTGTGAATCAGCATGAGTCTTGCACTGTtgctcctcctgcagcagctgctgctggttgTAGTGAAAGGTGGGCTGCAGGACCAAAGGTGCTTTGACAGAACTCTGACTTTTGGCGAGAGAACCCACCCGAGCGCGCCTGAAGCGGATGCTCTGCACGGAAACGCGGCTCGAAACCGAGCTGGAGTCGGACTGAGAGGAGCTGTCGTCCTCCGAGCTGACCTCTGAACTTTCCGACGGCGtgtcatcttcctcctcctcttcctctgagcTCCCTGAGTTGCTGCTTGTGGAGAAACCGGAGCCAAAATCCGAGTCCGGGCAGACCCGGTCAGAGTAGGTGCTGGATTCGGAGTCGCTGCTGTAACTCTCCGGAAAGCTCGACTggagatggtggtggtggtgatgatgatggtggtggtggtgatggtgaGGCCGCGAGCCGACGTAGAAATCCGGGCTGAGGTGAAACGCGCTGAAGGACGCTGCGGAGGATTTGGGTTGGAAAAGCAGCACGGAGGGAACTTGCGAGTGTCTGCTCCTGCCCCACGAGTGTCTTGCGCCGTCCCTGCCGCCGCCCCCCTcacgcctcctcctccttttgtgGAGCAGGTCGCCGGCAGAGCGGTAGAGCCTGGAGTGCGCCATGGCGGACTGAAACACCACCGGCTGCCGGCTCACTGCGCTCCGGAAAAACGCATGCTTTTGGCTCAGATTTACGCGGCTTCCAGTCAATTTCTCAGTTTCgtagtttttaaagtgtttgtgaTTTGACTTCAGTCCAGAACGGTAATCCTTCTCGTGGGCTTTGTGGTAAAATTGAGGTAGTTTGGAGTCGCTAAGGCAAGGAGTCAGCTCTCTCCTCTGGCCGGGTTTGCCGTGACGCGTGATCGTCTCCGGGACTCCGTGCAAACTGAACCAAACTTTTTCCTTCCACAGTTCGGTATCCGCACGGATGAGCCCCGTGGACGCATCCTCGGTCCCGGGGGGgcatgcagcttttcttttggtagacTTCAGAACCCGCTCCGTCTTGCAGGAGAAATACAGAGCCTCCACATCCTCCCGCGATATGAGGGTGCATTTGGCAGCATGGAAGGCAATGGAGTTTATTGCTTTGAGCTTCCGCAGCTCCTCCAGGTCGCAGTGGTGCTTTTTCACCTTCAGGTGGTCCATGCGCTTGTGCACCGTGGTCCGAGGGATGTTCTTCAGGAGGTCGGTGAAGACCTGAGACAAAGCAAACATCTGTTTCCCTTGGATGAGCAGGTATCCCAATCTCACTCCCTGCATTTCCTCAAAGCCACACTCCAAGTCTCCCATGTTGTATGCATCTATGAAGCCATGTCCTCTCAGATCAGGATGCAACGGTGAATGGCAGGGGCTCTTGAGCTCAAGGCATCCTGCTCATACCTTTAATCCATCCACCCCTCTGCTGCTGCGTCATGAAAAACTTTGGCATGCAAATCTAAACGGAGCCGTCTGATAATGAGCCGGCAGCATCCTCTCCTCGCCTCTCACCCCGATCCTGCATGGTGGAGGAATGCGACGGGACTGCCGTTATACCTGCCTCCACCGGCTCCACTCCCCTCTCTCTGTTCGGCAGCAGGACGAGGGGGTAAGTGTACACCACTGCTTCAGCCAAAGGGGTAAAATAGCAAAGAAGAgggagggagagagggagggagagggtggggaggaggagggagaaagACTGGGAGAGATACAGAATCAGAGGCAGAATGAAAGCTAAAATGCAGCTGCTTTCTTTCCTGGCTGCTGGCGGAGCTGCAAATGAAATGACCAGGGAGGGGAGGTGGGCCAGTGAGGAGACACCTTCATCAATTAATGCTGGCGGAGTCGACGCCCATTGGACGCCGCTGACAGgtgatgcaataaaaatggataATCCATCCCACCCCCTCACACCCCACCATTACAGTACTTTACAATTTGGAGTAAAAAGGTGGAACACTGTTGTTTcatgggggtggggtggggggtagtTTTGTAgaatcacaaataaaataatattattgtGTTAAActacaacaataaaaatgtgtttgcactTCCCttgctgtctttttttcccccaaaatgcGCAGCAAGAATATATTTAAGGTTCCTATATTTGATTGTGCGCACTTCCTGAAGCGTATTGCTTTATCCAAGCTGCTTTTCCCTGCTAGTATGTTAGatagtatatatttattttaatgtacatttaaaagacATTGTTAACGCCAAAAACTGCTATTTCCCGGTTAAACTTTTACGCGCGCGTGTTTGTGCGCGCAGAGCAAAAATAACAACCCGATCTATCTTTTGTAATGCTCGTGTGAATTTAAGGGGTCATGCTGAGGCAGCAAAACTGTTGTTAAATTGCTGCAAATTATCTGGACCTGCTAAAATAAACGGCGAAGGCGGAGGACAGATGCGTAAAAAGTCAGATTTGCGCATCCATTCACGCTTTCTGATTTGGTCACCTTTTAAGATCAGTTTGATAGTATTTTAAAGTGAgcacatttatttgttatttttcaaaataactcGCCATACTACATGCGTTTTCTGAAAAgtacaataaaatgtattttgtttacCTTGCACaagatttgatttttctgaGTTCCTTTTTAGGGACAAATGCGCACTGTGTTTTTACGCACGTTCCAGAGGAACACGAGGTCTCTGTTGCAGCACCTTATCCATCATGCAGGCTTCTCGTGTGTGTGGAGGTGATGCAGCTGAAACCCCCACCCATGCATGCACCGGGCTTTCCGGGTTATTTATATTTGGATTAATTGTTAAAGCCGCATTATTCTGCTCGGATTTTCTATTGTGTTTCTCCCCTGAGTCACATCTCCTTCTACTCTTCCTCGCCTTTGCTTACCGTCTTTGTTACTATATTAAACGCGAGAATCCCCCCTGGCCCGTTCCTTATCGGCAGCGCTGAGGTCAAACTCAAGACTGGGCATGCTCGCTTCCACGTCAAGCCAGCTTGTGATTATTTACAGATGCGCCCACATTTTGAGTACTATAGGCACCAAACTTTGATGTTAACACAATACCATGCACGTGCCCGTGCATGGTATAAGCGTCACGCCCGTGCAAGTGCGCACGGGAGCAAAATCAGACAGGGCGGTTAAAAAACGGCCAAAATCAGTATGCAACACGATTTaataaattatacaaatatatttatgtaaagttttaaaatagataaataaaagcatCCTGTTTGACTCAAAAATGATGCTTTTACGCACCAGGAACATGAAAGTATGGGCCTGTCACAACAAGAGCGCGCCACCCGTTTGTGTGCAAACTGTGCGCCTTCTTGCAACTGTTTGCAAGTGTGACTGAAACCGGCCGGCCGATCACTGCATCCCAGCTCGGGAGTCGTTTAACCCACATTCCGAACTGCGCACATGCGTCATCTGTAGGACCTGCACGTGGAGCGAGGCGGGGGGAAACCGCTTTCACGTGCTGACGCCATATGACAGCCGGaatcaaagaaagaaagagaggaGTTTGGAGTGTGTGGCCGTGGGGAGGAAGGTGGTTGAGGGGGGTTTGTAGCAGCAGATCCCTCTGGGGGATAGAGCTGCATGTCCCGGAGCCTCTGTGCGCATTCTGCGGATGCAGCGCGAAGGAACAGACCCTAAAGGTTCCATTCATCCCAACTCCTGACCGCCGCGTGTCTGTGCTGTCTGGGTGACCcgcatttgttgttttctacacACAATGTCCCATATTTCCCTGGATTTTCCCTCTGattctgtcatttatttatttttagtttccaTGCGTTTGGATGTTCCATCCTCTCTTAATTGTTCTGTGgttgcaaataaatattttgaaaacacatttccttTGAAGCAGAAGTTGTAGAGGGAGAACACGCAGCGCGCGTTCCAGTCTTTGTGTCAACAAAAACAGCACAACACACACTTTAATTGTGTACGTTTTACATAAAAATCAGCGTCTCCAAATGAATTTTCTGTTGAGCCCACCAAATGGCACAGGGGCATTTACCCCCCTCTTCCTCCGCCTCTCCTGCGTCTGGATTCCGGCCTGGACCGGTAAGGAGGAAATGAGAGCGAGTGGCCGACTGAGAGACGTCAAGAGCGGTGTGGATTTCTCACAAGTGCCCGCAGAGGGTTGGTGTGACCGGGGATAGATCTCCAGATTGATGAAGTTGGATCTGAATGCATCTGAAGGAGCACAGCAACGCTGCAGAACTAAAGGGTGGAGGTCAACTTCTGGTGCCTAAAAACGCTCAAATGAAAAGGATGaattttatgaataatttctattaaaattttttattaacctgatattttttttactaaaaggaAGGgaacatttctgatgaaaagcgcaaaaaaacaacacaaggatTCTGTTATAGAAGCTGGAAGAAATTATTTTACGcaccacttttttattttttagtttttatgaatTTGACTTTAAATTAGCAGCTTTCCTTATTGCCCCGCGCAAGGACTCGTGGTGCAGAAACTAAATGATCTGCCTCCTTGTTCATTTAAACAGCCACCAGACCAAACGCGCTGCTGCCtgcttctcctgcagctccGAGTCATTTGTTCTGCGTCGAGTTTTATGGAGACACTTGGTCAAGGAGGCGCAGGCACTTGTAGGCGCATGGGCTCTTTATGACACAAACCCACTGCCCCATGCCAAAACAATGAATTCCTCTCCACCCCCCACTACCACGGGAGAATGCGGTTTTACATGCAATCTGAGCCTGAAGTATGTGCGGACAGTGGTGGGGGAGGGCTCTCTTCACCTTTCACCCCACCGTGTTGGgagtgtttgtattttttcctcgGCCTCTGCGCTCTGGAGAAGAGAGCATGATTAAGGTCCTCACCAAGGGGTCTGGATGAGCGGTAATCAGGAAAATGATGACTGTTTGTTGTGCgcaactttattctttttttttctaactcagCAGCAGTCCAGCCGCTCTGATTGAGAGCAGgtcctttattttttcccccaaaatgtctttcttttaaaaaaacatatgacATAGGTAAATCCCAACCCTTTCCAGATctataaagtgctttacagCCCATAATTACTTCTTAAATTAATATCAGACTTAGTCAAATTTAATGAGGCATGTGAGGTCACAAAAGTTGAAAAACAGCCATAACTTCCAGCCATATTCAAACTCCTGCAGCGCACAAAGTTGAATCCAGAGATGCGTGCAGAGGCTTTGCAAATGTTAATATCTTCCCCGTTaatcttccaaaataaaacggTTTCAGAACgcaattgtttcaaaataaaagttctattAGTGGTCATTTGTTGAGGCTTACGAGCTCAATCTGTGAAAACATTCCTGACAGACTGCGGTGGTTTCTGCTTTGCTTTACTTGCACGCACAACACACACGCGCGCAcgataaatatatatgtttctttctttatttagaaattccaaaaactttagcaaatCCAATAAGCAAGAATTGCCTGATGTTTGTCCCAGGTGAAAACAATGCAGAATCTTCCATTTTGAGAAAGGTATTTTGGTTGTTGTTTGCCTTTCCCAGCATGTTCAGTCGTAATGAACAAACACAGTCATGTTTCAATGAAAATTAACCTAACTTCAGTTGTATTGTGAATCCAAAACACCTAAAGGGAAAAAGTCTCCATTTCAATGTGAAGCAAATTgcaacaataaacaataaataatcaaatatgtTGCAATTTGTTCCTCATAATGTTGCAAAGCTGATggttttagaatgtttttaacAACTCTTTGACTCAGTcttttaatttctttctttttaaagttataaaaagttAATCAGAACAAACCATAATTTTACGCAAGAAATATTATATGTGTAAGTATTGCTAAATGGACATTTGTTGactgttgttttaatttgtgatcatttttgtaTGCAAAAAACATAATACATGTAGAAATGTAACATCTTTCTAGTtccacccacaggacacttaaattatttttcaaccCAACTAttgagattttaaaagcaaagctattttttaaattatagtgttctatttaaaaaaataataaatcccagagttgttatttttcttgtgttaaAATAACTCAACAAAAAGCCAGTCCTTTTTTAACCACAGAGTTGGAGGTTTTAGTGtgtgtcacatttttttgattaCCTAACATGTGATTTACTTTGTGGACTTCAATTTTTGactaaaagtcttaaattgtactttgtttgacattttgatGAGACTTTCTATTGTATATAAATGTTTGAACAAAGcaattttaatggattttttgaGGTCATGACCTTAAGATCAAGAGCGAGTGCCTCAAATCTCTGtcagattttatatatatatatatgtagttctGTCTGGACTTGACAAGAGTAAAGCATAAGTCAAAGAGATTTTCCATCTCAGAAAGCTTCTCTAACAGCCTTATGAGCATTTTGACATGATTGATGCTGACTTTGACTTAATAAAAATTATTCgccattttcagtgttttcagtatCTTTGTTGGCTCTTCGACAAGTACTGctctctccttcctcctctttgTTCTCCTCTGCACTAATAGGTTTTACCCTGCCACACACAATTCACTTTCTTCCTTTGCCTCATCCCCTCACCCACTTTTAGTGCAGGGCCCAGTGTCGACTGGAGCATTTGAGCAATTTGAAATTAAAGCAAACAATGGGTAGGCACTCCCAGGGACCTCTCGCTCACCATATTACATGGAGGACGCTCGTGTGCTCTTGCGCATTATTGGCAAGTCATTACGTTTCTCTGGAAACCGAGAGCAGAAGCTCGCTCGCAAGAGTCGGTGATGCAAGCAGCAGCTGAGAGCTTTGGAAAAGCATGTggctgtttgtgtgtgcatgcgtgtgtgtTCTGGGGCATCCTTGGCAACAGCATGGGGAGCTGTCAAAACAAGACTGTCCACTGATATGCAGCTTGATAAGTTCCTTTTCGAAGTTGTCTTAATGGAGAAATATCTTGTGAAAATCAAAACTTCCTTCTGGAAGAAGCATTTCTATGATGTGTCACGGgctacatttgattaaaaaaatgttggcatttttaaaaaaatatatgttttaaagtttaaaatatgtgcaagaacacacacagacagtcATGCATTACACATTAAATTGTTCTTcagttgttaaaataataaaattatgtgcaaaAGTTGCATTTAGGATAATTTTGGCAAAGAGCAAATAATACgttgatatttttatgaatggTTTGCAATGGTTGATACATTTACTAACAACAAACAGCATCAGTGAACAACAattgcaaaaacacacattgaataaatgtgattttgctTTATGCAAAAATGTGCTACACCAAAAAGCAAATTagcaacaaatgtttaaattagatAACTTAACCGGTTTTCTAATAAAAGCGTATTTAAGTGATCAACATATTACATGGAAAACTACCCTGTGGCATCCTATTGTACTCATAGAGGAAGGAAAACTCCTATGGAACTATTAGAAGAAAACTAGTTCCATAAAGAGAAAACATCTGGCGTGACAAATTAGGTTCTGAGAGGAAAGAAATAGGCCAAAAATCCACAAACTTACTGAAGCATCTCTTTAAgtacaaaacagaaacaaaaaataacaacagaaaatgttttaaatattctttacttcccttcagttatttttataaaataaattctaatgtgaagtttgaaatgatttataaaaatgtagtcCTGTGTAACTACATAATCAGATTACAAGTGTTGTGTACGTTTCTATTGATtacttgatgtttttgttttaaagtaactcTTTCCCTAACAATGAAACTGTTTTCGGATGTTAATGCATCACTGTATCACTTTTAATTTACTTTCTTGGTAAAACCGCCAGAAGTAGAACATACCAATCttaagtaataaaatattttgctcCATgaaatttttcagattttctggaGCACTATAGTTTACATCTGAATGAAGGGCAGTGTGGTGGAATAACAATTACttataaaatagttttgttgTTCATCTAATTCAGCTCCCTGAAAGCGTAAGAAGCACAAAACTGGGCTCCACTCTCAGTTTtgctcaaaaatacaaaaacacgtTTAGTTTGAccataaaagcaaaagaaagaaaaaaaataataaaggaaaacagagaacaaatagaaaatctgcttctgattcaacaaaaatatacaaaacacaCGTAAGAACACAAGCAAACATAAGTTTTTGGGTCGCACTTAGTTGCTAAGATAGATCTggcttgtgtattttttttaattcttaaatgtctcattcttttttttttactttaaactatTAAACTGGATGGCTAGTCTCTTGTAGTAAAAGAATTATTGAACATGCACttatgaaaatgtaactttttacgGGGCGGCAGGGGTGCACAGGTTGAGGGGATGATTTCTGGTCGGAAAATTGCTGGTTTGGTTCCCGTCCAAGTGTTGAAAAGTGTTTGGGAAAGACACCGACCCTCACACTTGTGGTTATAGGCTGGTGTTCGACAGCAGTGTGTGGATGGGTGAATGGGAGTGGTTTTAAAGTGGTTAGTAAAACACAGTTACATATTACCAGGCAtttcaaacttgaaaaaaagactttattaaaaattatatagaATAGGAAAGATGAAACACCAACATGTGCAACCTGCACATCAACAAGCAACATTACATTTCAGATGTTGACGTTTTCTTTTTGAACATATAATAtatgaaaagccttttttatgcAATTCCTTTAAAAGATTGAACGTTCTTGCCGTCTTCATATTGTCCTTATGTTGACTTGTTTtgtaatataatttaaagtcgAGATGGAATACAGTAAAACAAGGTTGTAAACTGAACTACTACAAACTTTAAAGCCATGTGGATCTCAAACACTACGTTAATAACTGAGGACCAATCAAGTTTGTCTGCTACTTCCTGTCTGATGACGCGGCGCACGTGCACGCTAACCTGCGTCATTACGCACTTCCTGTCCTCTAACGAAGTTCCCCCTCTTCTCTCCATCGCGCCGTGACGGCGATGTTGTGGTGAAAGAAAATACTCCGTCGAAAAGAGACGGGAATACGATTAAACATGACATTTCGACCGGGGGGGACTTAAGGAGACGTTGCACGGAAACCAAGGACGTATTCGACGAAGGTTTTGGTTTAGCTTTATGTATCCCTCCGCATGTCCGTTTTCATCGTAGATGGTTGCAGGCGAGCGTTGTCTGACGGTGCACGACAAGCTCTCGACGAGTAACATGAAGGAGATGATTGGAGGTTGCTGCGTATGCTCAGACGAACGAGGCTGGGCTGAAAACCCCCTTGTGTACTGCGACGGACACGGCTGCAATGTCGCCGTGCATCAAGGTGAGCTCCAAGCGATGTTTCGGATGAGACTTAGCACTTAGCTTAGATGCTAGTTAGCGTTGTCTTAGGAAGCGTCCTCCTCCGCCAGCTCCTACCAAGGCCAAGCCGAGGTCAGGCTCCGCACATGTTGACGGTAGCTCTATACTGCTGACAGCCGATATATTAACTATTTTCTGCAAATACGGGCTGTAATTTGTTCCAGTATTTTGTTTTGGGCTGGCTCTGTTTTTCTGTAGACGCCAGAAATCCCAATGGAGGAAAATGGAAGCTTGTTTTTGTGCTCGAAAATGCAAATGTCAACCAACGGACTAGTTcgtttcttattatttttaaataattttgcatatttaataaaatgcattttcatatatatttgtGTATAGTCAAGGGAGCATCACAGTGAGTTTTGGATTGTAACctcattattttcagctgtaCTCAGCATAGATGACTCACTTGGTGACGTTTGTTGTTTACATTTGTAAGAGCTGACCATGTGTGAGTCTGGCAGACTGAAACTATTCTAACAGCAACTCATGTTGACATACATCATTGAGTTCACAGTTGTAAAACAGAACTCTTGCTTGCTTTTGGATGATAAAATCCCTGAATTTATGGCTATGTTCATGTGTGTCTATTAGGGATGGCACAATTCTTAGTTTAAAACCAAACCGTATGTTATACCGTCCACCAAATTGTAGGGAAAGTGAAAGTTGAAAAGTTCACATCAGTATGTTTATgtgaaagtgtaaaaaaacttgcaagggggatttattgttttttatttattttttttataatacacTATGCGTAGTGTAAGCCAAtagcattttttcttcattcaacTTGATTATtggcacattttaaaataggatttttctgaattttttgtttgtctgttgttgttttgtaaaacacaaatcatcaTACCAAAGCAAAACCGTGACCCAAAAATTAAGGTTTGAATTAAATCCTGAGGAAAGTGAATTGCAGCATGTCTAATTGATCTTAGAGAATAGCAAATATTAAAACCATTCTTTGATATGGTCTCTTTGAGATTAGTTATTGAATTAACACATTAAAcgctaaataaatcaaaataaatattggcATTTTTAGTTGCTCTTATGGTATAtagaactaaataaaacaaagtaaaatttcAAGCTTGTAAGCGACTGAAACtgctaaatgtgttttctgtgtggATTTATTCCAGTGGATTATGAGCTCAGACGAGATCAAACATAATCTCAGAATGAGTAAAGGTTGGCCTTTCAGGTTGGAGCTGTAATATGTTACAAAGTAAAACATGTATATATTTGTGGATAGCTTTATGACTGACCTGTTCAACACTCGTGCTTTAGGTTCATCATTAAATGGGAAATAAGTTTGTCAGGTTCACAAAGTTTTGGATTGTCTGACAGCTAGCTCGCAGAACAACCAGTTGGGTTGGTTCTGCCTAGTGGTGCAATGACACAATTTCCCCACATTTTGATTCATACCTCGATACTTGGGTCACAGTTTGATACGTGTATTCTACCAAAGAAGacatttcataaattaaaaatttcaattttgctgaaaagcaaaacaaacaaaacagagaagAGGAATTTAAGTGTATAATTCATACTTTACACTGAATACAGCATTTACAGATTACATCAGTACTTCAATACTtgtataacattaaaataattctaTAACAATAGATCTTTTTCACGTGATGCCACCTAAAATGGTGATTGTGCAGTGTGACTTCCACTAATATATTATGTttggtttagaacggcaaagccgACAGCTGAAGgttgtttaaagcaattttgcgCAAATAATGAAAGGTAGCCTTTCATCCCTGTCAGTGAAGGTTTTCTAATTGTAACAGAAATttgtataatatttattttacctggTTGTATTAGTTTTCCCCTCTTGGATCAAATGTCAGTAGTCCtgcctgcagaatgctccacagcttcTTCCCCAAAATCGTATGGATAATATTAAATGAGCCGTAGGTTACAGGTACTTaattgaatgctgcttgtttgctAATGAGGGCAattaagattttcttcttctaatttataCTACTGCTAGCTTTCCACGACAGGGATGAGATGTAGAGCTGCAGAAGGTCTTTTCTGCCCAGTTAAAGTTGCTTACATTTacgtgttcacaaaatcactaaaaacggAGCTAAATTAAGACAATTTCAGTGGatcttacaataaaaaaagctgttaagTATTGCACaattttctgacgtagctcccctttgctgttgctcataacggtgtctgatccctgcaggataataaaggtaaacaaggattaaaataaatggtgacagtcaaaaaaaatcgtattagaagcattcctatttttacaatcaCCCCTAAAATaccttgaaaaataaacaaatacctCCTATTACAATAACTAAATTTAGCTGTTAAAACATGCGCGGCCAACATGTAACAATGTGCATCTTGCACATTGCGC containing:
- the skida1 gene encoding SKI/DACH domain-containing protein 1 produces the protein MGDLECGFEEMQGVRLGYLLIQGKQMFALSQVFTDLLKNIPRTTVHKRMDHLKVKKHHCDLEELRKLKAINSIAFHAAKCTLISREDVEALYFSCKTERVLKSTKRKAACPPGTEDASTGLIRADTELWKEKVWFSLHGVPETITRHGKPGQRRELTPCLSDSKLPQFYHKAHEKDYRSGLKSNHKHFKNYETEKLTGSRVNLSQKHAFFRSAVSRQPVVFQSAMAHSRLYRSAGDLLHKRRRRREGGGGRDGARHSWGRSRHSQVPSVLLFQPKSSAASFSAFHLSPDFYVGSRPHHHHHHHHHHHHHHLQSSFPESYSSDSESSTYSDRVCPDSDFGSGFSTSSNSGSSEEEEEEDDTPSESSEVSSEDDSSSQSDSSSVSSRVSVQSIRFRRARVGSLAKSQSSVKAPLVLQPTFHYNQQQLLQEEQQCKTHADSQTNTLKSSETRPETTPLQTCTVLESFTEPTKENPSDPADDLLLFSAEQERRKASHPSRKAPWCLSGLSTQCDSNKPQKCVDKKEVKSSYLKAPSPNKKIKVESDEAPHLDSGRTAGTPPFNLCNVKVKVEENCDEYEYQSQSKCKRDKTEGGTGQSPAIKQGDFFKSGIKVTEKSPDVAPRSPCGPQECRSKQDSPCLEEGEPKNKSCRAPVQGSKKLRGSRTHSKQNPLGASRSSSSSSSSPRPAGCDEASAEDLPSRRKRSTVASPAKTAFSLMANFPTPPSLVVGSDGDLCPAYSLNSLRGPGPPPPSHPVWRWRPGGQVLPPPPHAQRTRKY